From Anomalospiza imberbis isolate Cuckoo-Finch-1a 21T00152 chromosome 6, ASM3175350v1, whole genome shotgun sequence, one genomic window encodes:
- the UNC93B1 gene encoding protein unc-93 homolog B1 isoform X1, giving the protein MGARLGCQQRPSNPDTIQGPPEAPMEKDVDGCQDGAKTVPSARLGTEGTETQLDDFVGAHTDYNEEEEEQKYFRRKRLGVIKNVVAASLAGTLTYSVYLGLLQMQLILHYDETYREVKYSNIQLEDIDRKVLMGINVTPVAALLYTPILIRFFGTKWAMFLAVGIYALFVSSNYWERYYTLVPSAVAIGMVIVPLWASMGTYIMRMAQKYYEYVNYKEEQEKEKQRAPRDACNAYIIVFQTVFYSCFHLSFVCAQMPMVFFLNNYVYQLNHTLFAVKHCGTLSHGTLPGFNKTVLQSLPRSVNLIIVESALMAAAFLAMLVVSAGAGRDRDGLDDGRTSPTAAPQVLVLCGAAYRPMEEIDMRSIGWGNIFQLPFKHMRDYRLRHLFPLFIYSGFEVLFVCTGFSLNYGVCALGLERLAYLLMAYGFSASVCSSLALCMLRLRRHIPLLAGAFIHAVLLVTLFCWAPEPRYLAQAPLLYSIAALWGTGSALNKTGISILLGMLYKKKERQDFIFTIYHWWQALAIFTVYLWSGLPMKAKLSIMLLTLVVAVGTYLWMERKVARNVEVRLPRIPRPRHKTRGYRYLEDNSDDTGSDGDGDKEDDDRHPTEATREDELPKEDGEQLG; this is encoded by the exons ATGGGTGCAAGACTTGGGTGCCAACAGCGTCCCTCCAACCCTGACACCATCCAGGGCCCTCCAGAAGCACCAATGGAGAAGGACGTCGACGGCTGCCAGGATGGGGCCAAGACAGTGCCAAGcgccaggctgggcactgaggggacagagacacag CTGGATGATTTTGTGGGTGCTCACACTGACTAcaatgaggaggaggaggagcagaaataCTTTCGCCGCAAACGCCTCGGTGTCATCAAGAACGTGGtggctgccagcctggctggcaCCCTCACCTACAGCGTCTACCTGG GTCTGCtgcagatgcagctgatccttcacTATGACGAGACCTACCGGGAGGTGAAGTACAGCAATATCCAGTTGGAGGACATTGACCGCAAGGTGCTGATGGGTATCAATGTCACACCCGTGGCGGCGCTGCTCTACACACCCATCCTCATCAG GTTCTTTGGCACCAAGTGGGCCATGTTCCTGGCCGTCGGCATCTACGCCCTCTTCGTCTCCAGCAACTACTGGGAGCGCTACTACACGCTGGTGCCCTCCGCAGTGGCCATTGGCATGGTCATCGTGCCCCTCTGGGCCTCCATGGGCACCTACATCATGCG GATGGCCCAGAAGTACTACGAGTACGTTAACTacaaggaggagcaggagaaggagaagcagcGGGCGCCGCGGGATGCCTGCAATGCCTACATCATTGTCTTCCAGACCGTCTTCTATTCCTGCTTCCAC TTGAGCTTCGTCTGCGCTCAGATGCCCATGGTCTTCTTCCTCAACAACTACGTCTACCAACTCAACCACACGCTCTTTGCAGTGAAGCACTGTG GGACCCTGAGCCACGGCACGCTGCCTGGTTTCAACAAGACGGTGCTGCAGAGCCTTCCCCGCAGCGTCAACCTCATCATCGTGGAGAGCGCGTTGATGGCCGCCGCCTTCCTCGCCATGCTGGTGGTGAGCGCTGGGGCgggaagggacagggatggcCTGGATGATGGCAGGACCTCACCCACCGCCGCTCCGcaggtgctggtgctgtgcGGCGCGGCGTACCGGCCCATGGAGGAGATCGACATGCGCAGCATCGGCTGGGGCAACATTTTCCAGCTGCCCTTCAAGCACATGCGGGACTATCGCCTGCGGCACCTCTTCCCATTGTTCATCTACAGCGGCTTCGAGGTGCTCTTTGTCTGCACTGGATTTTCCCTG AACTACGGCGTGTGCGCCCTCGGGCTGGAGAGGTTGGCGTATCTCCTCATGGCCTACGGCTTCTCCGCCTCggtgtgctccagcctggccctgtgCATGCTGCGCCTGCGCCGGCACATCCCGCTCCTGGCCGGAGCCTTCATCCACGCTGTACTCCTGGTGACACTCTTCTGCTGGGCGCCGGAGCCCCGGTACCTGGCGCAGGCGCCGCTGCTCTACAGCATTGCCGCACTCTGGGGCACAGGCAGTGCCCTCAACAAGACCGGAATCAGCA TCCTCCTGGGAATGTTGTACAAGAAAAAGGAGCGCCAAGACTTCATCTTCACCATCTACCACTGGTGGCAGGCCCTGGCCATCTTCACCGTCTACCTGTGGTCGGGGCTGCCCATGAAG GCCAAGCTGTCCATCATGCTGCTGACGCTGGTGGTGGCGGTGGGGACATACCTGTGGATGGAGCGGAAGGTGGCGCGGAACGTGGAAGTCCGGCTGCCCCGCATCCCGCGCCCACGCCACAAAACACGTGGATACCGCTACCTGGAGGACAACTCGGATGACACTGGCTCCGACGGTGACGGGGACAAGGAGGACGATGACAGGCACCCAACTGAGGCCACCAGGGAGGATGAGCTGCCCAAAGAGGACGGGGAGCAGCTGGGATAG
- the UNC93B1 gene encoding protein unc-93 homolog B1 isoform X2, whose protein sequence is MGARLGCQQRPSNPDTIQGPPEAPMEKDVDGCQDGAKTVPSARLGTEGTETQLDDFVGAHTDYNEEEEEQKYFRRKRLGVIKNVVAASLAGTLTYSVYLGLLQMQLILHYDETYREVKYSNIQLEDIDRKVLMGINVTPVAALLYTPILIRFFGTKWAMFLAVGIYALFVSSNYWERYYTLVPSAVAIGMVIVPLWASMGTYIMRMAQKYYEYVNYKEEQEKEKQRAPRDACNAYIIVFQTVFYSCFHLSFVCAQMPMVFFLNNYVYQLNHTLFAVKHCGTLSHGTLPGFNKTVLQSLPRSVNLIIVESALMAAAFLAMLVVLVLCGAAYRPMEEIDMRSIGWGNIFQLPFKHMRDYRLRHLFPLFIYSGFEVLFVCTGFSLVGSVMGWEVTEQGQMMLSPCSLQNYGVCALGLERLAYLLMAYGFSASVCSSLALCMLRLRRHIPLLAGAFIHAVLLVTLFCWAPEPRYLAQAPLLYSIAALWGTGSALNKTGISILLGMLYKKKERQDFIFTIYHWWQALAIFTVYLWSGLPMKAKLSIMLLTLVVAVGTYLWMERKVARNVEVRLPRIPRPRHKTRGYRYLEDNSDDTGSDGDGDKEDDDRHPTEATREDELPKEDGEQLG, encoded by the exons ATGGGTGCAAGACTTGGGTGCCAACAGCGTCCCTCCAACCCTGACACCATCCAGGGCCCTCCAGAAGCACCAATGGAGAAGGACGTCGACGGCTGCCAGGATGGGGCCAAGACAGTGCCAAGcgccaggctgggcactgaggggacagagacacag CTGGATGATTTTGTGGGTGCTCACACTGACTAcaatgaggaggaggaggagcagaaataCTTTCGCCGCAAACGCCTCGGTGTCATCAAGAACGTGGtggctgccagcctggctggcaCCCTCACCTACAGCGTCTACCTGG GTCTGCtgcagatgcagctgatccttcacTATGACGAGACCTACCGGGAGGTGAAGTACAGCAATATCCAGTTGGAGGACATTGACCGCAAGGTGCTGATGGGTATCAATGTCACACCCGTGGCGGCGCTGCTCTACACACCCATCCTCATCAG GTTCTTTGGCACCAAGTGGGCCATGTTCCTGGCCGTCGGCATCTACGCCCTCTTCGTCTCCAGCAACTACTGGGAGCGCTACTACACGCTGGTGCCCTCCGCAGTGGCCATTGGCATGGTCATCGTGCCCCTCTGGGCCTCCATGGGCACCTACATCATGCG GATGGCCCAGAAGTACTACGAGTACGTTAACTacaaggaggagcaggagaaggagaagcagcGGGCGCCGCGGGATGCCTGCAATGCCTACATCATTGTCTTCCAGACCGTCTTCTATTCCTGCTTCCAC TTGAGCTTCGTCTGCGCTCAGATGCCCATGGTCTTCTTCCTCAACAACTACGTCTACCAACTCAACCACACGCTCTTTGCAGTGAAGCACTGTG GGACCCTGAGCCACGGCACGCTGCCTGGTTTCAACAAGACGGTGCTGCAGAGCCTTCCCCGCAGCGTCAACCTCATCATCGTGGAGAGCGCGTTGATGGCCGCCGCCTTCCTCGCCATGCTGGTG gtgctggtgctgtgcGGCGCGGCGTACCGGCCCATGGAGGAGATCGACATGCGCAGCATCGGCTGGGGCAACATTTTCCAGCTGCCCTTCAAGCACATGCGGGACTATCGCCTGCGGCACCTCTTCCCATTGTTCATCTACAGCGGCTTCGAGGTGCTCTTTGTCTGCACTGGATTTTCCCTGGTAGGATCTGTTATGGGGTGGGAGgtcacagagcagggacagatgATGCTAAGCCCGTGCTCGCTGCAGAACTACGGCGTGTGCGCCCTCGGGCTGGAGAGGTTGGCGTATCTCCTCATGGCCTACGGCTTCTCCGCCTCggtgtgctccagcctggccctgtgCATGCTGCGCCTGCGCCGGCACATCCCGCTCCTGGCCGGAGCCTTCATCCACGCTGTACTCCTGGTGACACTCTTCTGCTGGGCGCCGGAGCCCCGGTACCTGGCGCAGGCGCCGCTGCTCTACAGCATTGCCGCACTCTGGGGCACAGGCAGTGCCCTCAACAAGACCGGAATCAGCA TCCTCCTGGGAATGTTGTACAAGAAAAAGGAGCGCCAAGACTTCATCTTCACCATCTACCACTGGTGGCAGGCCCTGGCCATCTTCACCGTCTACCTGTGGTCGGGGCTGCCCATGAAG GCCAAGCTGTCCATCATGCTGCTGACGCTGGTGGTGGCGGTGGGGACATACCTGTGGATGGAGCGGAAGGTGGCGCGGAACGTGGAAGTCCGGCTGCCCCGCATCCCGCGCCCACGCCACAAAACACGTGGATACCGCTACCTGGAGGACAACTCGGATGACACTGGCTCCGACGGTGACGGGGACAAGGAGGACGATGACAGGCACCCAACTGAGGCCACCAGGGAGGATGAGCTGCCCAAAGAGGACGGGGAGCAGCTGGGATAG
- the UNC93B1 gene encoding protein unc-93 homolog B1 isoform X3, with translation MGARLGCQQRPSNPDTIQGPPEAPMEKDVDGCQDGAKTVPSARLGTEGTETQLDDFVGAHTDYNEEEEEQKYFRRKRLGVIKNVVAASLAGTLTYSVYLGLLQMQLILHYDETYREVKYSNIQLEDIDRKVLMGINVTPVAALLYTPILIRFFGTKWAMFLAVGIYALFVSSNYWERYYTLVPSAVAIGMVIVPLWASMGTYIMRMAQKYYEYVNYKEEQEKEKQRAPRDACNAYIIVFQTVFYSCFHLSFVCAQMPMVFFLNNYVYQLNHTLFAVKHCGTLSHGTLPGFNKTVLQSLPRSVNLIIVESALMAAAFLAMLVVLVLCGAAYRPMEEIDMRSIGWGNIFQLPFKHMRDYRLRHLFPLFIYSGFEVLFVCTGFSLNYGVCALGLERLAYLLMAYGFSASVCSSLALCMLRLRRHIPLLAGAFIHAVLLVTLFCWAPEPRYLAQAPLLYSIAALWGTGSALNKTGISILLGMLYKKKERQDFIFTIYHWWQALAIFTVYLWSGLPMKAKLSIMLLTLVVAVGTYLWMERKVARNVEVRLPRIPRPRHKTRGYRYLEDNSDDTGSDGDGDKEDDDRHPTEATREDELPKEDGEQLG, from the exons ATGGGTGCAAGACTTGGGTGCCAACAGCGTCCCTCCAACCCTGACACCATCCAGGGCCCTCCAGAAGCACCAATGGAGAAGGACGTCGACGGCTGCCAGGATGGGGCCAAGACAGTGCCAAGcgccaggctgggcactgaggggacagagacacag CTGGATGATTTTGTGGGTGCTCACACTGACTAcaatgaggaggaggaggagcagaaataCTTTCGCCGCAAACGCCTCGGTGTCATCAAGAACGTGGtggctgccagcctggctggcaCCCTCACCTACAGCGTCTACCTGG GTCTGCtgcagatgcagctgatccttcacTATGACGAGACCTACCGGGAGGTGAAGTACAGCAATATCCAGTTGGAGGACATTGACCGCAAGGTGCTGATGGGTATCAATGTCACACCCGTGGCGGCGCTGCTCTACACACCCATCCTCATCAG GTTCTTTGGCACCAAGTGGGCCATGTTCCTGGCCGTCGGCATCTACGCCCTCTTCGTCTCCAGCAACTACTGGGAGCGCTACTACACGCTGGTGCCCTCCGCAGTGGCCATTGGCATGGTCATCGTGCCCCTCTGGGCCTCCATGGGCACCTACATCATGCG GATGGCCCAGAAGTACTACGAGTACGTTAACTacaaggaggagcaggagaaggagaagcagcGGGCGCCGCGGGATGCCTGCAATGCCTACATCATTGTCTTCCAGACCGTCTTCTATTCCTGCTTCCAC TTGAGCTTCGTCTGCGCTCAGATGCCCATGGTCTTCTTCCTCAACAACTACGTCTACCAACTCAACCACACGCTCTTTGCAGTGAAGCACTGTG GGACCCTGAGCCACGGCACGCTGCCTGGTTTCAACAAGACGGTGCTGCAGAGCCTTCCCCGCAGCGTCAACCTCATCATCGTGGAGAGCGCGTTGATGGCCGCCGCCTTCCTCGCCATGCTGGTG gtgctggtgctgtgcGGCGCGGCGTACCGGCCCATGGAGGAGATCGACATGCGCAGCATCGGCTGGGGCAACATTTTCCAGCTGCCCTTCAAGCACATGCGGGACTATCGCCTGCGGCACCTCTTCCCATTGTTCATCTACAGCGGCTTCGAGGTGCTCTTTGTCTGCACTGGATTTTCCCTG AACTACGGCGTGTGCGCCCTCGGGCTGGAGAGGTTGGCGTATCTCCTCATGGCCTACGGCTTCTCCGCCTCggtgtgctccagcctggccctgtgCATGCTGCGCCTGCGCCGGCACATCCCGCTCCTGGCCGGAGCCTTCATCCACGCTGTACTCCTGGTGACACTCTTCTGCTGGGCGCCGGAGCCCCGGTACCTGGCGCAGGCGCCGCTGCTCTACAGCATTGCCGCACTCTGGGGCACAGGCAGTGCCCTCAACAAGACCGGAATCAGCA TCCTCCTGGGAATGTTGTACAAGAAAAAGGAGCGCCAAGACTTCATCTTCACCATCTACCACTGGTGGCAGGCCCTGGCCATCTTCACCGTCTACCTGTGGTCGGGGCTGCCCATGAAG GCCAAGCTGTCCATCATGCTGCTGACGCTGGTGGTGGCGGTGGGGACATACCTGTGGATGGAGCGGAAGGTGGCGCGGAACGTGGAAGTCCGGCTGCCCCGCATCCCGCGCCCACGCCACAAAACACGTGGATACCGCTACCTGGAGGACAACTCGGATGACACTGGCTCCGACGGTGACGGGGACAAGGAGGACGATGACAGGCACCCAACTGAGGCCACCAGGGAGGATGAGCTGCCCAAAGAGGACGGGGAGCAGCTGGGATAG
- the UNC93B1 gene encoding protein unc-93 homolog B1 isoform X4, which translates to MEKDVDGCQDGAKTVPSARLGTEGTETQLDDFVGAHTDYNEEEEEQKYFRRKRLGVIKNVVAASLAGTLTYSVYLGLLQMQLILHYDETYREVKYSNIQLEDIDRKVLMGINVTPVAALLYTPILIRFFGTKWAMFLAVGIYALFVSSNYWERYYTLVPSAVAIGMVIVPLWASMGTYIMRMAQKYYEYVNYKEEQEKEKQRAPRDACNAYIIVFQTVFYSCFHLSFVCAQMPMVFFLNNYVYQLNHTLFAVKHCGTLSHGTLPGFNKTVLQSLPRSVNLIIVESALMAAAFLAMLVVSAGAGRDRDGLDDGRTSPTAAPQVLVLCGAAYRPMEEIDMRSIGWGNIFQLPFKHMRDYRLRHLFPLFIYSGFEVLFVCTGFSLNYGVCALGLERLAYLLMAYGFSASVCSSLALCMLRLRRHIPLLAGAFIHAVLLVTLFCWAPEPRYLAQAPLLYSIAALWGTGSALNKTGISILLGMLYKKKERQDFIFTIYHWWQALAIFTVYLWSGLPMKAKLSIMLLTLVVAVGTYLWMERKVARNVEVRLPRIPRPRHKTRGYRYLEDNSDDTGSDGDGDKEDDDRHPTEATREDELPKEDGEQLG; encoded by the exons ATGGAGAAGGACGTCGACGGCTGCCAGGATGGGGCCAAGACAGTGCCAAGcgccaggctgggcactgaggggacagagacacag CTGGATGATTTTGTGGGTGCTCACACTGACTAcaatgaggaggaggaggagcagaaataCTTTCGCCGCAAACGCCTCGGTGTCATCAAGAACGTGGtggctgccagcctggctggcaCCCTCACCTACAGCGTCTACCTGG GTCTGCtgcagatgcagctgatccttcacTATGACGAGACCTACCGGGAGGTGAAGTACAGCAATATCCAGTTGGAGGACATTGACCGCAAGGTGCTGATGGGTATCAATGTCACACCCGTGGCGGCGCTGCTCTACACACCCATCCTCATCAG GTTCTTTGGCACCAAGTGGGCCATGTTCCTGGCCGTCGGCATCTACGCCCTCTTCGTCTCCAGCAACTACTGGGAGCGCTACTACACGCTGGTGCCCTCCGCAGTGGCCATTGGCATGGTCATCGTGCCCCTCTGGGCCTCCATGGGCACCTACATCATGCG GATGGCCCAGAAGTACTACGAGTACGTTAACTacaaggaggagcaggagaaggagaagcagcGGGCGCCGCGGGATGCCTGCAATGCCTACATCATTGTCTTCCAGACCGTCTTCTATTCCTGCTTCCAC TTGAGCTTCGTCTGCGCTCAGATGCCCATGGTCTTCTTCCTCAACAACTACGTCTACCAACTCAACCACACGCTCTTTGCAGTGAAGCACTGTG GGACCCTGAGCCACGGCACGCTGCCTGGTTTCAACAAGACGGTGCTGCAGAGCCTTCCCCGCAGCGTCAACCTCATCATCGTGGAGAGCGCGTTGATGGCCGCCGCCTTCCTCGCCATGCTGGTGGTGAGCGCTGGGGCgggaagggacagggatggcCTGGATGATGGCAGGACCTCACCCACCGCCGCTCCGcaggtgctggtgctgtgcGGCGCGGCGTACCGGCCCATGGAGGAGATCGACATGCGCAGCATCGGCTGGGGCAACATTTTCCAGCTGCCCTTCAAGCACATGCGGGACTATCGCCTGCGGCACCTCTTCCCATTGTTCATCTACAGCGGCTTCGAGGTGCTCTTTGTCTGCACTGGATTTTCCCTG AACTACGGCGTGTGCGCCCTCGGGCTGGAGAGGTTGGCGTATCTCCTCATGGCCTACGGCTTCTCCGCCTCggtgtgctccagcctggccctgtgCATGCTGCGCCTGCGCCGGCACATCCCGCTCCTGGCCGGAGCCTTCATCCACGCTGTACTCCTGGTGACACTCTTCTGCTGGGCGCCGGAGCCCCGGTACCTGGCGCAGGCGCCGCTGCTCTACAGCATTGCCGCACTCTGGGGCACAGGCAGTGCCCTCAACAAGACCGGAATCAGCA TCCTCCTGGGAATGTTGTACAAGAAAAAGGAGCGCCAAGACTTCATCTTCACCATCTACCACTGGTGGCAGGCCCTGGCCATCTTCACCGTCTACCTGTGGTCGGGGCTGCCCATGAAG GCCAAGCTGTCCATCATGCTGCTGACGCTGGTGGTGGCGGTGGGGACATACCTGTGGATGGAGCGGAAGGTGGCGCGGAACGTGGAAGTCCGGCTGCCCCGCATCCCGCGCCCACGCCACAAAACACGTGGATACCGCTACCTGGAGGACAACTCGGATGACACTGGCTCCGACGGTGACGGGGACAAGGAGGACGATGACAGGCACCCAACTGAGGCCACCAGGGAGGATGAGCTGCCCAAAGAGGACGGGGAGCAGCTGGGATAG